Within Conexibacter woesei DSM 14684, the genomic segment GCATCGAGGCGACCGCCTCGCCGACGTAGGCGAAGCGGTCGGTCTCGCGCAGGTGGTTGCGGTCGCGCTGGTACAGCTCCGACGCGTGCGGATGGTCCGCGGCGCAGCGCAGCGAGCTGCGGATCAGGCCGCGCAGCCGCTCCGTCGCCTCGCGCTCGCTGCGCAGGACCTCGGCGTAGCCGGCGAGCATGTCGTCGAAGTAGCTGGAGACGATCGCGTCGATGATCGTGTCCTTGGAGTCGAAGTGGTGGTAGATCGAGCCGGACAGGATCCCGGCGGCGTCGCCGATCTCGCGCACGGTCGTCGCCGCGATCCCCTTGTGCGCGAACAGCTCGGCGGCCTTGTCGAGGATGATCGCGCGGCGGTCTGGTGGTGTTGCCACTCCGGGTCCCTTTCGGTCGTTCGCCGGGAGCATAGCCCAAGCAAGCGATTGGTTAGAATGTTCTGGACGAGCGGCCCCCGGGGCCGCACCCGGAGAGACAGGAGCACCACTGATGCCAGAGGCGTACATCGTCGACGCAGTGCGAACCCCCGTAGGCCGGCGCGGCGGCGGGCTGGCGGAGGTGCACCCCGCCGACCTCGGCGCCCACGCGCTGCAGGCGCTGATGGCCCGCGTCGACGTCGACCCGTCCGCCGTCGACGACGTCGTCTTCGGCTGCGTCGACACGATCGGGCCGCAGGCGGGCAACATCGCGCGCACCGCCTGGCTCGCCGCCGGCTTCGACGAGGCCGTCCCGGCGACGACCGTCGACCGCCAGTGCGGCTCCTCGCAGCAGGCGGTCCACTTCGCCGCACAGGGCGTGATGAGCGGGACGCAGGACCTCGTCGTCGCGGGCGGGGTGCAGAACATGAGCGCGATCCCGATCTCCTCCGCGATGACGGTCGCCGCGCCGCTCGGCTTCCCCGATCCGCTGTCGGGCTCGCGCGGCTGGAGCGCCCGCTACGGCGAGCAGGAGTTCTCGCAGTTCCGCGCCGCCGAGCTGATCGCCGCCAGATGGGAGCTGGAGCGCGACGAGATGGAGCTGTTCGCGCTCGAGAGCCACCGCCGCGCCGTGCGCGCGATCGACGCCGGCCGCTTCGCGCGCGAGATCGCTCCGCTCGGCGGCTTCGACACCGACGAGTGCCCGCGCCGCGACACGACGCTGGAGAAGATGGCGGCGCTCAGACCGCTCAGAGAGGGTGGTCGCGTCACGGCCGCGCTCGCCAGCCAGATCTCCGACGGCGCGGCGGCGCTGCTGATCGCGTCCGAGCGCGCGGTCGCCGAGCACGGCCTGACGCCGCGGGCGCGCATCCACCACCTCTCGGTTCGGGGCGACGATCCGATCTACATGCTGACCGCGCCGATCCCCGCGACGCGCCGCGCGCTCGCGCAGACCGGCATGACGCTCGACGAGATCGACCTGGTCGAGATCAACGAGGCGTTCGCGCCCGTCGTGCTCGCGTGGCGCAAGGAGTTCGACGCCGACCTCGCGCGGGTCAACGTCAACGGCGGCGGGATCGCGTTCGGCCACCCGCTCGGGGCGACGGGCGCCCGCCTGATGACCTCGCTGCTGCACGAGCTGGAGCGGGTCAGAGGACGCTTCGGCCTGCAGACGATGTGCGAGGGCGGCGGCCAGGCCAACGTCACGATCATCGAGCGGGTCTGACGAGCGCGGCGGGGCGCGTCCGGGCGCGTCCGGGCGCGTCCGGACGCGGCCCGCCGCGCCCGGACCCACCGCGGTCCTACTCGGTGCCGGCGAGCTGGGCGCGCAGCTCGCTCTTCAGCACCTTGCCGGCCGCGTTGCGCGGCAGCGCCTCGACGAACGTGACCGTGCGCGGCACCTTGAAGTTCGCCAGCTGTCTGCGGCAGAACGCGACGACCGCGCCCTCGTCCAGCGCGTGGTCCTCCTGCGCGACGAGGTACGCGGCCGGCACCTCGCCCATGCGCTCGTCGGGCACGCCGATCACCGCGGCGGCGATGACGCCGTCGAGGCGCGCAAGGACGTTCTCGACCTCTGCCGGATAGACGTTGAAGCCGCCGACGGTGAGCATGTCCTTGATGCGGTCGGTGATTGTGAGGTAGCCGCGCACGTCGAGGCGGCCGACGTCGCCGCTGTGGAACCAGCCGTCGGCGTCGATCGCCTCGCGCGTCGCGCGCTCGTCGTCGAGGTAGCCGAGCATCACGTTCGGGCCGCGGAACCAGATCTCGCCCTGCTCGCCCGGCGGGAGCGCGCTGCCGTCGGCGCCCGCGATCCGCAGCTCGAAGCCGGCGGTCGCGCAGCCCGAGGAGCCTGAGACCGTCTGCGGGTCGTCGTCGGCCCGGCACATCGTCACGACGACCGCCTCCGTCAGGCCGTAGCCGGTCAGGACGGTCTGGAACGTCAGCTCGCGGCGCATCCGCTCGACGAGCGCCACCGGGACCATCGCCGAGCCGGCGACGGCGAGCCGCAGCGAGGAGAGGTCGCGGCCGGCGCGCCCGGGGTGGGCGAGCAGCGTCTCGAAGATCGTCGGCGGGCCGGGAAGGATCGTGATCCGCTCGCGCTCGATCGCGTCGAGCGCCGCGTCGACGTCGAACGTGATCTGCGGGACGATCGTCGCGCCGCGCAGGAGGCCGACGAGCAGGCCCGCCTTGTACCCGAACGAGTGGAAGAACGGCGCGATGATCATGTAGCGGTCCGCGGGGGAGACCTCGGTCGGCTCCGCCCACGCCACGGCCGCCTCGACCGCCTGGCGGTGCGAGGACATCGCGCCCTTCGGGCGGCCGGTCGTCCCCGAGGTGAAGAGGATGTCCGCGACGTCGTCGGGCAGGACCTCCGCGGCGCGTGCGTCGGCCTCCTGCGCGGTGGTCGACGCGGCGCGCTCGACCAGCTCGCTCCAGGCGACGACGCCGGGCTCGGATGGGCGCTCGTGCTCGACCGGGATGCGCACGACCAGCTCGAGGTCGGGGAGGGCGGGGACGGGGATCCCGCCGCCGGCCTCCGCGGGCTCGCCGCCCGCGCCGGTCGCCTCGGCCTCGCGCAGCGACGCGAGGTAGTCGCGCCCGAGGAAGGTGTCGGGGAGGAACAGCACGCGGACCCGCGAGCGGCCGAGGATGTCGATCGCCTCGGCCCCGGTGTAGCGGGTGTTCAGCGGCACGAGCGCGGCGCCGGCGCTGTGGGCCGCGAGCGCGGCGACGACCCAGTGATGGGTGTTCGGCGACCAGACGCAGACACGGTCGCCGCGTCGCACGCCGGTCGCGATCAGCGCCCGCGCGACGTCCCTGACCGCGTCGTGGAGCGCGGCGAACGTCATGCGGACGTCGCCGTCGACCAGCGCCTCGTGCGCGCCGAACTGCTCCGCGGCGGCCTTCACGAGGCCGGGGATCGTCGATCCGTGTTCAGCGCTGCGCACTGTCTCGGTCACCTGTTCGCTCTCCTCTCGACTACAAAGCAAGTGCTTGGTAGGTTAGCGCCGATCACTCCTGCACGAGCGCTACGGCCCGAACCGGGCCCGCGGTCCCGTTGACGATCTTGACCGGGAAGGCGATCACGGTGAAGCCGTGCGGGGGGAGCTGGTCGAGGTTCGCGAGCTTCTCGATGTGCGCGTAGGGAAGTTCGAGGCCGAGCAGGTGGCACGGCCACAGGTACTGCGGATCCTTGCCGTGCCTGTGGTATTCGGCAGCCCAGACCGAGTACGGCCGGTCGAAGCTCCAGGCGTCCGTGCCGACGAGCGTGACGCCCTGTTCGAGGATCCACTTCAGCGCCGCGCGGCTGAGCCCCGCGCCGCGGTCCGCGTAGCCCGGGGTGCCGTAGTGCCGGTCGGCGCCGGTCATCGTCAGGACGACGTCGCCGGGCTTGATCGCGTAGTCGATCTCGCGCAGCAGCCGCTGGACGTGGTGGAGGTCGACCTCGGCGCCGTCGTCGACGTCGGAGATGTCGAGCACGACGCCGTCGCCCATGCACCGGCTCAGCGGCCACTCCTCGATCGTGAGCGGTCTCGAGCCGTCGGCCATTCGCGGGCCGAAGTGCCACGGCGCGTCCATGTGCGTGCCGGTGTGGGAGGTGATCTCCAGCCGGTCGATCGCGTGGGAGTGGCCCGGGGTCGGCCAGTGATCGGGGTCGATGCCCGCCTCGATCCGGTTGCGCTCGGCGCCCTGCGCGTGGTCGACGAAGGTGACGCGATCGCCGGCGAACGCCGGGTCGGCGTCGGTCGTCATCGAGATGTCGATGATCCTCACTGTCCATCTCCTGCTGTGGTCGGCGCGTGTCCTGAACGCGCGTCTTGACAAGCGACTCGATTGTTGCGTACCGTGCCAAACGCAAACAAGCAAGCGCTTGATATTGTACGAGGAGATGTGATGACAAGCAAGGTGCGAGCAGGGTTTCTCGCGGCGCTGGTCGCTGCCGTGGCAGTCCCGCTCGCCGGGTGCGGAAGCTCCGGCGACGGTGACGGCGACAAGGGCGGCGGCACGACGACGGCGGCGGCGGACGTCTCGCCGCGGCTGCGCGCCGACGTCGAGGAGATGACGACGCGGCCGACGAGCATCGGGATCGACGTGCCGATCGAGAGAGCGATACCGAGGGACAAGGAGATCTACTACATCCAGTGCGGATCGCCGGTCTGCGCGACGAACGGCGACTACCTCGTCGAGGCCGCCGAGGCGGTCGGATGGGAGGTCCGCCGCGTCAACGCCGGCGTGACGCCGGAGTCGGTCAAGTCCGCGTGGCTGCAGGCGGTGCGCGCGAAGCCCGACGGGGTCGTCGCCAGCGGCTTCCCGCGCTCGCTCTTCAACAGCGAGCTGCTCGCGTTGGAGGAGGCCGGGGTGCCGGTCGTCGACATCAGCGTCACCGACCCGCCCGGCGACGGGATCAGCGCCGTCTTCGCCGGCAGACCGCAGTTCGAGGCGGCCGGCGAGCAGCTGGCCGAGTACGCGCTCGTGGAAGCCGGCGGCAAGGACCTCGACGTGGCGATCGTCCGCGTGGCGGCCTTCCCGGTCGTGCAGGTGGTCGGCGACGCCTTCGCGGCGACGATCAGAGCCGCGTGCACGTCGTGCAAGATCGACTTCCTCGACATCCCCGCGACGAGCATCGGCAACGACCTGCCGACCCGCCTCTCGACCTACCTCCAGGGGCACCCCGACGTCAACTGGGTCTACAACGGCTTCGCGGACATGTCCGTCGGCGTTCCGGCGGCGCTGCAGTCGGCCGGCATCGGCGACCGCGTCAAGATCCTCAACACCAACAACAACCCGACGACGGCCGGCTACATGGCCTCCGGGCAGGATGTCGTCGCCCTGCACATCTACGGCTACCCCGAGCTGATGTGGCGCTCGATCGACTTCTTCATCCGCGACCTCAACGGCGAGTCGACCGCGCCGTCGACGAAGCCGACCTTCCCGGACTGGGTCGTCACGAAGGAGACGGTCCCGAGCACGACGGAGCTGTTCCCCGCCGTCGCCGACTACGCGGCGCAGTACAAGCGCCTCTGGGGCGTGGAGTAGCCGGCGGCAGGCGCCGTCGCCTTCGCTACTGCCGCGCCAGAGCCATGCGCAGCTCGGCCTCCTCGTCGGTGATCAGGTGGCCGGAGAGGTCGACCTTCACGGTGTGCAGCGTCCCGCTGAAGCGGAACGGCGCGGGGTAGTCGGCGACGACGGTCGAGCCCGGGTCGGCGCCGCAGGTCAGCTGGCCCGGGTTGAACACGATGGCCGTCGTGTAGGGGGCCTCTGTCTCGGCCACGAGCGTCCCGTCAACGTAGAGCTGGAACAGGCCGGGCGCGCCGCGCCCGGCTGCTATGTCCGGCGCTCCTGTCGGCTCGAACTCGAAGCGCAGCTCGTGCCGGCCGGCGGGGATCGCGTCGGGGGAGGAGACGCGGAACAGCTCGCGGGCGACCCAGTTGTGGACGTAGTGCAGGCGGCCGTCTCGGAGGTAGAACGAGTACCCGCCGGCTGACGTGCCCTGGCACAGCAGCACGCCCTCCGCGCCGCCGTCGGGGATCTCGACGTCGGCGGTGATGCTGTGCGGGCGGTTGAGCACGCGCGGCGCGGCGAAGAACGGCACCGACTGCGTGTTCGGGTAGTACGTGAACGTGTCGCGGGGTGCCGCGACCAACGGCTTCTCCGAGACCATCCGCGCGACCGCGCTGCCGTCGACCGGCAGCACGTCGTACTTTCCGGCCTCGGCGTACCAGGTGCCGATCAGCGCGATCAGCCGCTCGCGGTTGTCCGCGGCGACGTCGTGGTTCTCGGCGAAGTCGACGGCGACGTGGTAAAGCTCCCACCCGCTCTGGTCGAGCTGGGCGAGCTGGTGCTCGGAGATCGGGTCGCCGAACGCCTGCTCGGCCTCCGCGAACGACGGACCTGGCCATGGGCAGACGGCGCGCCAGCCGTCGTGGTAGATCGCGCGGTGGCCGAGCATCTCGAAGTACTGCGTCCGGCGTCTGCTGTCGGCGCCGGGATCGGCGAGCGCGTGCGCGAAGCTCACGCCGTGCAGCGGGGACTGCGTCACGCCGCGGATCGTCTTGGGCGCGTCGATGCCCACCAGCTCGAGGATCGTCGGCACCATGTCGATGATGTGCGCGTACTGGGTGCGGACCTCGCCGCGCGCGGCGATCCCCTGCGGCCACGCGACGATGAACGGGTCGCTGGTGCCGCCGCGGTAGGTCTCGCGCTTCCAGCGGCGGAACGGGGTGTTGCCCGCCCACGTCCAGCCCCATGGGTAGTGGTTGAAGTGGCGCGGGCCGCCCAGCTCGTCGATCGCCGCGAGGCTGTCCTCGAACGGCTCCGGCGCGTTGTTGAAGAACTGCGCCTCGTTGGTCGTGCCGGTGAGGCCGCCCTCGGCGCTGGCGCCGTTGTCGGAGACGACCATGACGATGGTGTTGTCGAGCTCGCCGATCGACTCGAGGAAGTCGAGCACCCGCCCGATGTGGTGGTCGGTGTGCTCCAGGAACCCGGCGAACACCTCCATCATCCGGCTGTAGAGCCGCCGCTGATCGTCGGTCAGCGCGCCCCACTCGGGCACGTCCGGGTCGTGGCGCGACAGCTCGGCGTCGGCGGGCACGATGCCGAGCTCGACCTGGCGGGCGAACACCTGCTCGCGGTAGGCGTCCCAGCCGTCGTCGAACGCTCCCGCGTAGCCGTCGGCCCACGCCTTGGGGACGTGGTGCGGGGCGTGGGTCGCGCCTGGGCAGAAGTGCAGGTGGAACGGCTTGTCCGGATCGACCTGCTTGGCGTCGGCGATGAACTGGATCGACTTGTCGGCCAGATCCGCTGTCAGGTGGTACCCCTCGGCTGCGGTGCGCGGCGGCTCGACCTGGTGGTTGTCGTAGGTCAGGTCCGGCTCCCATTGGCTGGTGTCGCCGCCGAGGAAGCCGTAGAAGCGCTGGTAGCCGCGGCCGAGCGGCCAGCGGTCGTACGGCCCGGCGCCCGTCTCCTGGCTGCTGGGGATGAGGTGCCACTTGCCGATCATGTACGTGCTGTAGCCGTGCTCGGCGAGCGTCTCGGAGAGGAAGCCGTTCTCGAACGGGATGTTCCCGTTGTAGCCCGGGTAGCCGGTCGCCAGCTCCGTGATCGCCGCCATGCCGTTGCTGTGGTGGTTGCGCCCCGTGAGGATGCACGAGCGGCTCGGCGAGCACAGCGCCGTCGTGTGCATGTTGCTGAAGCGCACCCCCGCCGCGGCGACGCGGTCGAGGTTGGGGGTGCGGATCGGGCTGCCGTAGCAGCCGAGCTGCCCGAAGCCCGTGTCGTCGAGGACGACCGTCAGCACGTTCGGCGACCCGCGTTCGGCCCGGGCGGGGGCTGGCCACGCAGGAGTCGACTCGTCGGCGGTGCGCCCGATGACGCCGGGAAAGACCGTCCCGGCGGTGTACTCGGTGAGGGACAAGTCGCTGCGCTCCTCTGCTGTCGGCTGACAGGGCGATCCCGACCCTCTCACGTTCACGCGAGCGCGGGCCTCGCCCAGACACGATCAGGCGCGTCGACACTCGACCTTGCGGTGCGACGATGCGCGCGGCTGCCCGAGCGCGAGCACGACGAGCGCGATCGCGAGGTAGGCGAGCGCGGCCGCGCCGAACGCCCACGCGTAGCCGCGCACGGCCTCGGCCTGCGTTGCGGCGACGGTCATCAGGAGCGCGAACCCGACCGTCGGTCCCAGCTCCATCGCGGTGTTCATCACGCCGCCGGCGAGGCCGGCCTGGTGCGGCGGGACGTTCGCGGTCGACAGCACCGCCGCGCCGGAGAAGACGAGCGACAGACCGCCTGCGAGCAGCACCGAGCCCGGCAGGATCCCCGCCAGGTAGCCGGTCTCGCGGCCGATCGCGGCGAGCAGCCCCATCCCGGCGCCGGACAGCAGCAGACCGCCCGTCATCGTGCGGGCGGCGCCGAAGCGGCCGACGAGTCGCGCCGCGAGCACGTTCGCTGCGAGCAGCACGACCGCGAACGGCAGGAAGCCGCCCGCGACGCCGAGCCCCGTCCAGCCGTGGACGTCCTGGAGGTAGAGCGACAGCACGTACTCGAGCAGCAGCGAGCCGGCCGCCGCCGCCATCATCCCCGCGAGCCCGACGGCGCGGCATGGCTGCGCGAGGAAGGCCGGCGGGAGCAGCGGGTCGGCCACGCGCCGCTCGACGAGCAGGAAGCAGAGCAGGAGCGCGACGCCGATCGCGAGCGGCAACCAGACGGTCGTCGCGCCCCACGCGTGGCCGTTGCTCGCGGTCAGGCCGTAGCTGGCGAGCGAGATGCCGAGCAGCGCGAGCACGGCGCCGCCGAGGTCGAGCCGCGGCCGCCGCGCGCCGCCGGCGCCGGGGGCGGGGGCGCCGGCGTGGGCGGCGGCGGTGTCCGGCAGAAGGCGCGGGAGCGCGACGAGGCCGACCGCGGCGACCGCGAGCGGGACGGCGAACATCCAGCGCCACGAGAGCCACGTCGTGACGACGCCGGAGGCGACGAAGCCGGCGATCGCGCCGAGCACGGAGACGCCGCCCCAGGTCGCCATCGCCCTGCCGAACTCGGCCTCGCCAGGGACGAGCGAGCGCAGTGCCGCGATCGCGGCCGGTGCGACGAGCGCGCCGGCGACGCCCTGCGCGAAGCGCATCGCGGTGAGCGCCGTGTAGCCGGGCGCGAGCGCGGCGCCGAGCGACGCCGCCGCGAACAGCAGCAGTCCGATCGTCAGCAGCCGCCGCCCGCCGAAGCGGTCGGCGAGGCGCCCGCCGAACAGCAGCAGGCCGCTGAACGGCAGGCCGTAGGCGACCTGCAGCAGCAGCAGCTCGGTCGCGCCGAGCGAGAACTGCTGCGCGATCTCGGGCAGCGGCACCGTGATCAGCGCGATCGTGAAGATCAGCGTCGCCTGGACGACGGCGAGGACGACAATAATGAGATTAGTTATCGTTTTGGTCATGGTCGCAACGCTGCCACTCCGCCGCCGGCACGCCAACGTTTCTTGCGAAGACCGCAAACCGTCACGAGAGGGAGGACGTCGATGACGGCCGAGGACGATCCGCTCGCGCGGCTCGACGGCGTCGGCGCGCGCCTGCGCGCCCTCCGCCGCCGGCGCGGGCACACGTTGAGCGAGCTGGCCGAGCGGACCGGCATCTCGCTGAGCACGCTGTCGCGGCTCGAGTCGGGCCGCCGCCGCCCGACGCTCGACCTGCTGCTGCCGCTGGCGCGGATCTACGCGACGACGCTCGACGACCTCGTTGGCATGCCCGCGCCCGCCGAGCGGCGGGTGCACCCGCGGCCGTTCCGCCGCGACGGCGTGACGTTCGCGCCGCTCTCGCGGCGGCGCGACGGGCTGTCGGCGTTCACGTCGATCCATCCCGGCCAGCCCGGCAGAAGCGCGATCCGGCAGGTCACCCATCCCGGTCGGGACTGGCTCTACGTGCTGCGCGGCGAGCTGCGCCTTGCGCTCGGCGGCCGCGAGCACCTGCTCCGCGCCGGTGAGGCGGCGGAGTTCGACACGCGCATCCCGCACGGTCTCGCCAGCGCCGGCGAGGAGCCGGTCGAGGTGCTCAACCTGATGAGCGCGCAGGGCCGCGGCGTCCGCGTCCGCGAGATCGCCTAGCCCCGCGGACGCGGACCGCGGACCCGGGCGCCAGCTTGATATAAGGGTACCCTAACTTCGGATCGGGACCCGGCGCGGAGCCGCTCGGGTGGAAGGAACGGACGATGCACGGAATGGCACGTGCGCCGCGGTCGCTGCCGCGCGCGCTGACGGCCCGCACCCGCGTGCGCCGAGGTGCACTGGCGGTGCTGGCGGCGATCGCCTGCGGGCCGGTCGCGGGCACGGTGGCGGCGCCGGCGGCGCACGCCGCGCCGACGGCGATCGAGAGCGGCGACGGGCTCGACTGGGGCCTGCGCGAGTCGTGGCGCAGATACATCGGAGCGGGCGGCACGACGGCGAGCGACGGCGCGACCGTCAACCCCGACGGCACGTTCCACTTCCCGATCGGCGGCGGCTCCTACGACCCCGACACGAGGACGACGGTCGTCAGATTCGGCGGCCGGGTGCAGTTCCTCGGCCACTGCGACGGCGGCGGCTTCGAGCGTCCGTGCGCGCTCGACCTGACGCTCGCGAACCCGCGCGTCGAGCTGACCGAGGAGGGCGGCTTCCTCTACGCGAAGATGGCGAGCCGCCCGATCGAGGGCGGCGAGATCGTCGACCTGCCGGATGTCAGACTCGCGGCGGTCGACATCGAGGACGCCCAGCCCGCGATCGGCGGCGGGGTCACACGCTGGAGCGGCCTGCCCGCGACGATCACCGCCGAGGGCTCGACCGTCTTCACCTACCCGGTCGGCTCGGCGCTCGACCTGCTCACGTTCGCCTACGACGGCCCCGGCGGCAAGCCGGCCGGCGAGACCTGGAGCGAGCCCGGCATCGCCCTCTTCGACCCGACTCCGCTGCCGGGCGCGAGCTTCGCGCCGACGCGCCTCTACCCGGGCTTCGACGCCGGGACGACGGTCGCGCGCGACGGTCAGCGGATCGCCGTCGTCGACCGTGCGACGCTTGCCCCGCTGTCGGCGAACGCGGTCGTCGAGCCGGTCGGTGGGCGCGACAGCATCGCCGTCGACCCGAGATCGAGAACGATCTTCGGGATCGAGACGTTCGGCAGAAAGCGGCTGTTCGCCTACACCTGGGACGGCGCCGCGCTGACCGGTGGTCCGCTCGCCGGCACCGACGCCGGCGGCGTCACGACCGATCCGGCGCTGCAGGGCGCCGGGGTCTGGGACCCGCACGGGAGACGCTACCTCGCGGTCCGCGTCTACCCGAACCGCCAGGAGCTGTGGCAGGTCGCGCAGGACGGCGGCGCGTGGGTCGCGAGCAGAATCGACACGATCCGCGGCATCGACGGCGTCCCGTTCACGGTCCCGATCGCGAGCCTCGCCGCCGTGCCGAGCGGCGATTTCCGCAACCCGCAGATGTTCGTCGCGGCGACGTGGGCCGGCGGCCCGCTGCTGAAGCTCGCGACCGACGGCGTCGTCGCCGGCGTCTCGCCGCTGCCGCAGGGCGGGAGCATCCGTGGCGAGGAGCTGATCCGCGTCAGAAACGGCCTCTATGCCTTCGACGCCGAGGACGGGATCACGTTCTTTCCGCTCACCGGCGAGAACTCGTGGGACATGATGGAGAAGCCCCGCCCGTCGATCAGACCGACGGGCCTCCCGCTCGCCGACCTCAACCGCTGGCGCAGCTGGATCGCCGGCGACCGCTCCGCCAGCGTCTTCTACGCGGTCATCACCGGCGGCACTCAGGTGGCGCGGATCGAGGGCGGCGCCGTCACGGGCACGTTCGCGCTGCCCGGTGGGCGGAGAGAGCTGAAAGCCTGGGACGACCGGCTCGCCGGCGTGGCGGCGAACGGCGACCTGCTGCTCGGCTCCGCCCCCGACGGCGGTCCGGAGACCGTGACGCGGCTCGCCTACGCGCGCACGACGCCGTCGATCGCGAGAGCGCCGCAGGACACCGCGGTCACGCTCGCCGCGGCTGACGGAAGCGGGACGGCGAGATTCGCGGTCGCGGCGGCCGGCGACCCGGCGCCCGCGCTGCGCTGGCAGTCGCGCGTGCCGGGCGGGAGCTGGACCGACCTGGCCGACGGCACAAGCGTCGCCGGCGCGAGCACCGCGGCGCTGACGGTGACGGTCGGCGCCGCCGACTCCGGCCGCCAGTTCCGCGCGATCGCGCAGAACACGGCCGGCGAGGTCGCCGGCGCGCGGGCGACGCTGACCGTCAAGACGCCGCCGAGCGTCGTCGTCCAGCCGGACCCCGTGACGGTGCTCGACGGCGCGAGCGCGCGCTTCAGAGTGATGCCGTCCGGCACGCCGGAGCCCGCGGTCGACTGGCAGCAGCGCGTCAACGGCTTCTGGCGGCAGGTCGACCCGCAGTCCGGTGACGTCGTCGCCGACGGCGGGACACTGACGATCCCCTCCGCCACGGTCGCGATGTCTGGCGCGCAGTTCCGCGCGCGCCTGCGCAACGACGCCGGCACCGCCTTCTCGCGGCCGGTCACGCTGACCGTCGAGCAGGCGCTGACGCAGCCGGTCCGCTTCGGCGGCGGCCATGTCGACTGGGGCGTCTCCGAGCGGTGGCGCTGCTACGTCGTCGGCAACGTCGCACGCGGCGCGATCGAGCCCGAGGCCGGCGTCGAGCGGATCCCCGGCACGCTCGCGAGCGGCCAGCTCTGCAACGGCCGCAACGCCGGCTCGGAGGCGCTGCGCTTCCCGGTCCGCAGCGGCAGCTTCGACC encodes:
- a CDS encoding helix-turn-helix domain-containing protein — encoded protein: MTAEDDPLARLDGVGARLRALRRRRGHTLSELAERTGISLSTLSRLESGRRRPTLDLLLPLARIYATTLDDLVGMPAPAERRVHPRPFRRDGVTFAPLSRRRDGLSAFTSIHPGQPGRSAIRQVTHPGRDWLYVLRGELRLALGGREHLLRAGEAAEFDTRIPHGLASAGEEPVEVLNLMSAQGRGVRVREIA
- a CDS encoding HtaA domain-containing protein, with translation MARAPRSLPRALTARTRVRRGALAVLAAIACGPVAGTVAAPAAHAAPTAIESGDGLDWGLRESWRRYIGAGGTTASDGATVNPDGTFHFPIGGGSYDPDTRTTVVRFGGRVQFLGHCDGGGFERPCALDLTLANPRVELTEEGGFLYAKMASRPIEGGEIVDLPDVRLAAVDIEDAQPAIGGGVTRWSGLPATITAEGSTVFTYPVGSALDLLTFAYDGPGGKPAGETWSEPGIALFDPTPLPGASFAPTRLYPGFDAGTTVARDGQRIAVVDRATLAPLSANAVVEPVGGRDSIAVDPRSRTIFGIETFGRKRLFAYTWDGAALTGGPLAGTDAGGVTTDPALQGAGVWDPHGRRYLAVRVYPNRQELWQVAQDGGAWVASRIDTIRGIDGVPFTVPIASLAAVPSGDFRNPQMFVAATWAGGPLLKLATDGVVAGVSPLPQGGSIRGEELIRVRNGLYAFDAEDGITFFPLTGENSWDMMEKPRPSIRPTGLPLADLNRWRSWIAGDRSASVFYAVITGGTQVARIEGGAVTGTFALPGGRRELKAWDDRLAGVAANGDLLLGSAPDGGPETVTRLAYARTTPSIARAPQDTAVTLAAADGSGTARFAVAAAGDPAPALRWQSRVPGGSWTDLADGTSVAGASTAALTVTVGAADSGRQFRAIAQNTAGEVAGARATLTVKTPPSVVVQPDPVTVLDGASARFRVMPSGTPEPAVDWQQRVNGFWRQVDPQSGDVVADGGTLTIPSATVAMSGAQFRARLRNDAGTAFSRPVTLTVEQALTQPVRFGGGHVDWGVSERWRCYVVGNVARGAIEPEAGVERIPGTLASGQLCNGRNAGSEALRFPVRSGSFDPRDGRLELSLRGSVRFRGHDYHRPGDPRPQLDTRFSNLRIVADGTTGTLYADAVGATMDRPDPVTRTNVPLVTVDLAGTGPVRRPDGLDWSALPTVLTAQGGEVFGSYRAGEAFDPLTLAPVYGEPQPDPVPAPKPAPAPAPAAAPAPKPTPKPAARASVTVAKTAVRLDRRRTARVATVACPARARSACRIAAPARVRVRAAGRSFAVRVLAPKTVRAGRRAAVRVRLPAVAATRLAGHRASVRIALVTTVDGARERHTLNATITAKRRR